From a region of the Impatiens glandulifera chromosome 4, dImpGla2.1, whole genome shotgun sequence genome:
- the LOC124934746 gene encoding ABC transporter A family member 12-like, with protein MAITRNGSSSFCNQSNALLRKNLTYQKRNKKSNCRIILFPVVVCVLLAIQDYVEKEMSSSHADVPPNILNPPEIPPYLLLPDNTFRAVRDNSDSFGDLPDSSCRNDKTCPVTVLVSGLNRSFGLDMAANIFNSSFHLNGSKDILMNGVFGMDNAGFSGDEIRKMAYRVQAFCSQNSTLDGSSEGENNCLRALSLWRNSSSEINNELFKGYFNGNGDGKINEYVAVSGYFKSMFLFKTAYDFMNSTNDNFDINIYYNSTSYNNNDNDNSIGEPGIGTLVNLASNAYLEHLNGSGVRMILEFLKEMPIHGTEPDIEHAFPELRLILFLWVILQLFPVMLESLVYEKQQNLRIMMKMHGLSDGPYLVICYCYFFLLSNVYMLLFWGSCISLGLEFFKLHSFTLQFVFYFLFINLQIAFTFLFAVFFSKVKTASVIAFTMVFGTGLLGLALFAPKIDDLSFGRTWIFALELYPGFSLFRGVYEFSEYSKQAKFMHGTRGMMWENLSDEGNGMKEVLVIMFGEWIIFLLLAYYSGLVSSSGSGTRKGPLFFLSCLFKKGNLSSMSSNATQEEKFDIAQERERVELLVQERNTTYAMISNNLRKVYSGKDGNPDKLAVKGLSLALPRGECFGLLGPNGAGKTSFIQMMIGLTEPTSGDAYIEGMSIRTDMTKVYTSMGVCPQHDLLWESLTGREHLLFYGRLKNLEGSVLTEAVEESLRSVNLFSGGVPDKQAGKYSGGMKRRLSVAIALIGNPKVVYLDEPSTGLDPSSRNALWKVILNAKRNRAIILTTHSMEEAEHLCDRVGIFVDGALQCVGNAKQLKARYGGFYIFTISTLARHDQDVLTMVLQLCHNAVRTYHLSGTHKFELPKGQVRLAEIFEAVEEAKTRFPVQAWGLADTTLEDVFIKVARG; from the exons ATGGCGATTACGCGAAATGGGTCATCAAGCTTTTGCAATCAATCAAACGCTTTACTTAGAAAGAATTTAACTTATCAG AAACGGAACAAGAAGTCCAATTGCCGTATCATATTATTTCCAGTTgttgtgtgtgtgctgcttgcTATTCAAGACTATGTAGAGAAAGAGATGAGTTCTTCTCATGCTGATGTGCCCCCTAACATTCTAAATCCACCTGAAATTCCTCCATATCTACTATTACCCGATAATACATTTCGTGCTGTGAGAGATAATTCTGATTCATTTGGAGACCTACCCGATTCGTCCTGCAGAAATGACAAAACATGTCCTGTTACTGTACTTGTTTCGGGGCTTAACAGATCGTTTGGACTTG ATATGGCTGCGAATATTTTCAACTCATCTTTCCATTTGAATGGCTCCAAGGATATTCTAATGAATGGAGTGTTT GGGATGGATAATGCGGGCTTCAGTGGTGATGAAATTCGAAAAATGGCTTATAGGGTTCAAGCTTTCTGTAGTCAAAACTCTACTTTAGATGGTTCTAGTGAAGGAG AGAACAATTGCCTTCGAGCTCTAAGCCTGTGGCGGAATAGCTCATCTGAAATCAATAATGAGTTGTTCAAGGGATATTTCAATGGGAATGGAGAtggaaaaataaatgaatatgtTGCAG tttcagGATATTTCAAATCCATGTTTCTATTTAAAACAGCCTATGATTTCATGAATTCAACAAATGACAACTTCGAtatcaacatatattacaatTCAACCTCGTATAACAACAATGATAATGATAATAGCATTGGGGAACCAGGAATTGGCACCTTAGTCAATTTG GCATCTAATGCCTATCTCGAGCATTTAAATGGGTCTGGAGTGAGGATGATTCTTGAGTTCCTCAAAGAAATGCCTATACATGGAACAGAGCCAGATATTGAACATGCTTTTCCTGAACTTCGCCTAATCTTATTTCTATGGGTCATCTTGCAACTATTCCCT gTTATGCTGGAAAGTTTAGTTTATGAGAAGCAgcaaaatttaagaataatgaTGAAAATGCATGGTCTTAGTGACGGTCCTTATTTAGTGATCTGCTATTGTTACTTTTTCCTTCTGTCAAATGTTTACATGTTATTATTCTGGGGATCATGTATTTCACTAG GGCTGGAATTCTTCAAATTGCATTCCTTTACTTTACAGTTCGTgttttattttctcttcatcAACCTCCAAATTGCCTTTACTTTCCTATTTGCTGTGTTTTTCTCGAAAGTGAAGACTGCTTCAG ttatagcatttACGATGGTCTTTGGGACAGGCCTCCTTGGATTAGCTCTTTTTGCACCCAAAATAGATGATCTATCATTTGGAA GAACTTGGATATTTGCTTTGGAGTTATATCCTGGATTTTCTCTATTTCGTGGGGTATACGAATTCTCAGAGTATAGTAAACAAGCAAAATTTATGCACGGTACAAGAGGAATGATGTGGGAAAATTTAAGTGATGAAGGTAATGGCATGAAAGAAGTCCTTGTTATCATGTTTGGGGAGTggattatttttcttcttttagcATACTACTCTGGATTAGTTTCATCATCGGGGTCTGGTACTAGAAAGGGTCCTCTGTTTTTCTTATCTTGCCTCTTCAAGAAGGGGAATTTATCTTCAATGTCGAGCAATGCTACGCAAGAGGAGAAATTTGATATTGCCCAAGAG AGGGAAAGGGTCGAGCTGCTTGTGCAAGAACGTAATACAACATATGCcatgatttcaaataacttgaGGAAAGTTTATTCAGGAAAGGATGGAAACCCTGATAAATTAGCTGTTAAAGGACTATCCTTAGCTTTGCCTCGAGGAGAATGCTTTGGCTTGCTTGGTCCTAATGGTGCTGGGAAAACTTCTTTCATCCAGATG ATGATTGGGCTGACTGAACCGACCTCTGGCGATGCTTATATTGAAGGGATGAGTATAAGGACCGATATGACTAAAGTATATACAAGCATGGGCGTTTGTCCACAGCATGA TCTACTTTGGGAATCCCTTACGGGAAGGGAACATCTTCTGTTTTATGGTAGATTGAAGAACCTTGAAGGTTCTGTCTTAACTGAA GCAGTTGAGGAATCTCTTCGGAGTGTCAACTTGTTCAGTGGAGGTGTTCCGGACAAACAGGCTGGGAAATATAGTGGCGGTATGAAGCGTAGATTAAGTGTCGCCATTGCATTGATTGGAAATCCTAAG GTTGTTTATTTGGATGAGCCGAGCACTGGATTGGACCCTTCGTCGAGGAATGCGTTGTGGAAGGTCATATTGAATGCGAAGAGAAACCGAGCTATTATACTTACTA CTCATTCCATGGAGGAAGCCGAACACCTTTGTGATCGTGTTGGTATATTTGTCGATGGTGCATTGCAGTGCGTAGGAAACGCAAAACAG TTGAAGGCTAGATACGGGGGATTCTACATTTTCACAATATCGACATTAGCTAGACACGATCAAGATGTCTTGACCATGGTCCTACAATTATGTCACAACGCGGTGAGGACATATCATCTTTCGGGTACCCATAAGTTTGAGCTTCCGAAAGGGCAAGTTAGACTTGCTGAAATATTCGAGGCAGTTGAAGAAGCGAAGACAAGGTTCCCGGTTCAGGCATGGGGGTTGGCCGATACGACATTGGAAGATGTATTTATCAAGGTTGCTCGAGGGTAG